One segment of Xiphias gladius isolate SHS-SW01 ecotype Sanya breed wild chromosome 1, ASM1685928v1, whole genome shotgun sequence DNA contains the following:
- the kif13ba gene encoding kinesin-like protein KIF13B isoform X1: MGEPNLNDSNVKVAVRVRPMNRREKELNTKCVVEMVKNQTILHPAGANLGKADSRSQSKVFAYDYCFWSMDETDKEKFAGQEVVFQCLGESLLCNAFQGYNACIFAYGQTGSGKSYTMMGSGDQPGLIPRLCSALFERTQKEQREEESFTVEVSYMEIYNEKVRDLLDPKGGRQTLRVREHKVLGPYVDGLSRLAVASYKDIESLMSEGNKSRTVAATNMNEESSRSHAVFNIILTHTLKDLQSGTSGEKVSRLSLVDLAGSERAAKTGAAGERLKEGSNINKSLTTLGLVISALAEQGTAKNKNKFVPYRDSVLTWLLKDCLGGNSRTAMVATVSPAADNYEETLSTLRYADRAKNIVNHAVVNEDPNARIIRELREEVEKLRVQLTQAESLKAPELKERLEESEKLIQEMTITWEEKLRKTEEIAQERQKQLESLGISLQSSGIKVGDDKSFLVNLNADPALNELLVYYLKEHTKVGSADSQDIQLCGMGIQAEHCVIDITADAAVILTPYRNARTCVNGSPVTSALQLHHGDRIFWGNNHFFRINLPKRRSRGAEDEEGEGGVMKNSGSSEQLDADGDTASEVSSEVSFSYEFAQTEVMMKALGNNDPMQAVLQSLERQHEEEKRSALERQRQMYEQELQQLRKKLNPDRLSTGHSGALVPGQQGPGQQSHYRSLERLSMGGMSHSTSAQSRLRQWNEDREVVLVRSLRRLREQIVRANLLVQEACFIAEELERHTEYRVTLQIPSDNLNANRKRDAVLSEPAIQVRRRCRGKQIWSLEKMENRLVDMRELYQEWQDYHLHHHDNPVMRSYFRRADPFFDEQENHSLIGVANVFLSCLFYDVKMQYAVPIINQKGEVAGRLHVEVVRVGGGLEDNMAGGDEPDNNQDAEVQDRKLVCMIKILQATGLPQYLSNFVFCQYSFWDQPEPIIVAPEVDPSSSSPNTKDPHCMVVFDSCKELAVSVTEDFIEYLTEGAVAIEVYGHRQADAGRNPALWDLSIIQAKTRTLRDRWSEVTRRLELWIQILEINENGDFFPVEVVPARDIRTGGIFQLRQGQSRRIQVDVRSVQDSGTMPLIAEIVLAVSVGCVEIRNTTVNEEGDEMDSYQERDLERLRRQWLAALTKRQEYLDQHLQSLVSKAEKTEDDMEREAQLLEWRLTLTEERNAVMVPSAGSGIPGAPAEWVPLAGMETHIPVLFLNLKPDDLSSQDQFEVPEAGGWDATLIGEDEDDFFDLQIVKHYDGEVKAEASWDSTVHECPQLSRGGAWTEQRVYLTVRVVVQLSHPADMQLVLRKRICVNVNPGRQGFAHNFLRRMSTRSTIPGCGVTFEVVSNIPGDAPGSEDREMLARLAASAHNSQSADDEAAIEKYLRSVLSLENILTLDRLRQEVAVKEQLASRGRSNRRSLSSPSVHRLSGSRQDLSTTCLLDDKGRWESQQDIFMPSQFHRTLPRPASSPSTYSTSPSSSPTPFAMSPPQNQEPEQGRSGLAASYLSVKALVPQMPKLLKSLFPVRDEKKELRPSPHNQQHVPRIVTSSGGDDSRVKTETTAILQPQTKDRRAEFPEVPPLPVHDPHDTTPLSPLSQSSSGYFSTSVSTVTLSDVLQPSSSSSSLLVAETTLPTTPPQQGADRNDVVTSASQCGAKMAVVAPPSSNSSANHNSVTAENSFSKQRLVNSGGGGGGEGFERLEILVDDEERGHDGILPDWLTEGAHVTVGGNKAGTVRYVGMTQFAEGVWVGVELDTPVGKNDGSVGGHRYFHCKHGYGVLVRPDRLSCRDRSSRRTGEFAPPAHVPVLRGEGIVARKGENRKSWSS; this comes from the exons AAAAGGAATTGAACACTAAATGTGTTGTGGAGATGGTGAAGAACCAGACGATCCTCCATCCTGCGGGAGCTAACCTTGGCAAAGCAGACTcaag GAGTCAATCCAAG GTCTTTGCCTACGATTACTGTTTCTGGTCCATGGACGAAACAGATAAGGAGAAATTCGCAG GTCAGGAAGTGGTGTTCCAGTGCCTTGGGGAAAGTCTTCTCTGCAACGCCTTCCAGGGCTACAATGCCTGTATCTTTGCCTATGGACAAACTG GTTCAGGAAAGTCGTACACAATGATGGGTTCAGGTGACCAGCCAGGTCTGATTCCCCGCCTGTGCAGTGCTTTGTTTGAACGAACCCAGAAGGAACAGCGGGAGGAGGAGAGCTTTACCGTTGAGGTTTCCTACATGGAGATCTACAACGAGAAGGTCCGGGATCTGCTTGATCCCAAAGG GGGTAGACAAACTCTGAGGGTGAGGGAGCATAAAGTGTTGGGCCCCTACGTGGATGGCCTGTCTCGACTAGCTGTGGCCAGCTACAag GACATTGAGTCTCTAATGTCAGAGGGGAATAAGTCTCGGACCGTTGCTGCTACCAACATGAATGAGGAGAGCAGTCGATCCCATGCTGTTTTCAACatcatcctcacacacacactcaaggaCTTGCAGTCTGGG ACGAGTGGGGAAAAGGTCAGTCGGTTGAGTCTGGTAGACTTGGCTGGAAGTGAGCGAGCAGCAAAAACTGGAGCAGCAGGAGAACGACTGAAAGAGGGAAGCAACATCAACAA gtcTCTGACTACGTTGGGTCTGGTGATCTCAGCACTGGCTGAACAGGGAACTgccaagaacaagaacaagttTGTCCCTTACAGAGACTCTGTTCTGACATGGCTGCTGAAG GACTGTCTGGGGGGCAACAGTCGCACAGCGATGGTTGCAACTGTGAGTCCAGCAGCAGACAACTATGAGGAGACGCTGTCAACGCTGCGTTATGCCGACCGAGCGAAAAACATAGTCAACCATGCTGTTGTTAATGAAGACCCCAACGCTCGCATCATCAGGGAGCTCAGAGAGGAAGTAGAGAAACTACGAGTACAGCTGACCCAGGCAGAG tcttTGAAGGCTCCAGAGCTGAAGGAACGCCTGGAAGAGTCTGAGAAGTTGATTCAAGAGATGACCATCACCTGGGAGGAGAAGCTTCGCAAAACTGAGGAGATTGCACAG gagCGCCAGAAGCAGTTAGAGAGTCTGGGTATTTCTCTCCAGTCTTCAGGGATTAAGGTTGGAGATGACAAGAGCTTTCTTGTCAACCTTAATGCTGATCCTGCACTCAATGAACTACTGGTGTACTACCTGAag GAACACACAAAGGTGGGCTCAGCAGACTCTCAGGACATTCAGCTGTGCGGGATGGGTATCCAGGCAGAACACTGTGTCATTGACATTACAGCAGACGCTGCCGTTATCCTCACCCCATACCGCAACGCTCG GACATGTGTTAATGGTTCTCCAGTAACCAGCGCACTGCAGCTTCACCATGGCGATCGAATCTTCTGGGGAAACAACCACTTCTTTAG GATCAACCTGCCTAAGCGGCGTTCACGGGGggcagaggatgaggagggtgAGGGTGGTGTAATGAAGAACAGTGGCAGCAGTGAGCAGCTGGATGCAGATGGTGATACAGCTAGCGAAGTGTCCAGTGAAGTCAGCTTCTCCTACGAGTTCGCCCAGACAGAGGTCATGATGAAAGCCCTTGGAAATAATG ACCCCATGCAGGCAGTCCTCCAGTCTCTGGAGAGGCAGCATGAAGAGGAGAAACGCTCTGCTCTCGAGCGTCAGAGGCAGATGTATGAGCAGGAACTGCAGCAGCTCCGCAAGAAGCTGAACCCGGACCGTCTGTCCACAGGCCACTCTGGAGCACTGGTGCCTGGGCAGCAAGGTCCAGGACAACAGTCTCACTACCGCAGCCTGGAGAGACTCAGTATGGGAGGGATGAGCCATTCAACCAGCGCTCAGAGCAGACTGAGGCAGTGGAATGAGGACAG GGAGGTGGTGTTGGTGAGGAGTCTGAGAAGGTTAAGGGAGCAGATAGTGAGGGCCAACCTCCTGGTGCAAGAAGCCTGTTTCATCGCTGAAGAGCTGGAGCGACACACTGAGTACAGAGTCACTCTGCAAATCCCATCAGACAACCTCAACGCAAACCGCAAG agggaTGCTGTGCTCAGTGAACCAGCAATTCAGGTTCGACGTCGATGTCGAGGGAAACAGATCTGGAGCTTGGAGAAGATGGAGAACCGTCTGGTGGACATGAGAGAGCTGTACCAGGAGTGGCAGGACTATCACCtccatcaccatgacaaccca GTGATGCGCTCATATTTCCGTCGAGCTGATCCGTTCTTTGACGAGCAGGAAAACCACAGTCTGATCGGAGTTGCCAATGTCTTCCTTTCCTGTCTCTTCTATGACGTCAAGATGCAGTATGCTGTTCCCATTATCAACCAAAAGGGAGAG GTGGCAGGGCGTCTCCATGTGGAGGTGGTGAGGGTTGGAGGAGGCTTAGAGGACAACATGGCTGGAGGAGATGAACCAGACAACAACCAAGACGCTGAAGTCCAGGATCGCAAACTCGTATGCATG ATTAAGATCCTGCAGGCCACTGGTCTTCCCCAGTACCTGTCCAACTTCGTCTTCTGTCAGTACTCATTCTGGGACCAGCCTGAGCCCATCATCGTGGCTCCTGAAGTCGACCCATCATCCTCCTCACCCAACACCAAAGACCCACACTGCATGGTGGTGTTTGACAGCTGCAAG GAATTGGCAGTGTCAGTGACCGAGGATTTCATCGAGTACCTTACAGAAGGGGCAGTCGCCATTGAGGTTTATGgacacaggcaggcagatgcaggcaggaaccCTGCCCTGTGGGACCTCAGCATCATTCAGGCCAAGACACGCACACTACGAGACAG atggAGTGAGGTAACGCGTCGTCTTGAGCTGTGGATTCAAATCCTGGAGATAAACGAGAACGGAGACTTTTTCCCGGTGGAAGTGGTTCCCGCTAGAGATATACGGACGGGAGGAATCTTCCAGCTTCGGCAG GGTCAGTCAAGGCGAATCCAGGTGGACGTGCGTTCAGTTCAGGACTCGGGCACCATGCCTCTGATAGCAGAGATAGTGCTTGCGGTGTCAGTGGGCTGTGTGGAGATCAGAAACACCACAGTAAATGAGGAGGGAGATGAGATGGACAGTTATCAG GAAAGAGATCTGGAACGTTTGCGGCGTCAGTGGCTAGCTGCTCTCACCAAGAGACAGGAATACCTCGACCAACACCTGCAGAGCCTGGTCAGCAAAGCAG aaaagacagaggacgACATGGAGAGGGAGGCTCAGCTCCTGGAGTGGCGCTTGActctgacagaggagagaaacgCAGTCATGGTGCCCTCTGCTGGCAGCGGCATTCCTGGAGCACCTGCTGAATG GGTTCCTCTGGCAGGCATGGAGACTCATATTCCTGTCCTATTCCTGAACCTCAAAC CCGATGACCTCAGCTCTCAAGACCAGTTTGAAGTTCCTGAGGCTGGAGGTTGGGATGCCACCCTGATtggagaagatgaggatgaCTTCTTTGACCTGCAAATAGTCAAACACTACGATGGAGAG GTGAAAGCAGAGGCATCATGGGACTCCACCGTCCATGAATGTCCCCAGCTCAGTCGTGGGGGAGCGTGGACCGAGCAGCGGGTATACCTGACAGTTAGAGTGGTGGTTCAGCTCAGCCATCCTGCTGACATGCAGCTGGTCTTGAGGAAGAGAATCTGCGTCAATGTTAACCCTGGCCGCCAGGGGTTTGCCCACAACTTTCTCAGAAGGATGTCCACCCGCAGCACCATACCAGGCTGTGGGGTCACATTCGAGGTGGTCTCCAACATCCCCGGG GACGCCCCTGGATCAGAGGACAGGGAGATGCTGGCCCGGCTCGCCGCCAGCGCACAcaacagtcagtcagctgaTGATGAGGCTGCTATTGAGAAATACCTCAGAAGTGTCCTGAGTCTGGAGAACATCCTGACTCTGGACAGACTCAGACAG gaGGTGGCAGTGAAGGAGCAGCTGGCTAGCAGAGGGAGGAGCAACAGACGGAGCCTAAGTTCTCCTTCTGTCCACAGg CTGTCTGGAAGTAGACAAGACTTGTCCACAACCTGCCTGCTGGATGATAAG GGTCGATGGGAGAGTCAGCAGGATATCTTCATGCCTTCTCAGTTTCACCGCACCCTCCCTCGCCCAGCCTCCTCTCCTTCGACCTACTCCACCTCCCCTTCTTCATCCCCTACTCCCTTCGCGATGAGCCCCCCACAGAACCAGGAACCAGAGCAAG GTCGTTCAGGACTTGCTGCCTCTTATCTTTCAGTTAAGGCGCTGGTTCCTCAGATGCCCAAACTGCTCAAGTCTCTGTTTCCAGTgcgagatgaaaagaaagagctGAGGCCATCGCCGCACAACCAGCAG CACGTGCCTCGCATCGTGACATCATCAGGAGGGGACGACAGCCGAGTCAAGACTGAGACG ACTGCTATTCTGCAGCCCCAAACCAAAGACAGGCGGGCAGAGTTCCCAGAGGTCCCTCCGCTTCCTGTGCATGATCCGCATGACACCACCCCCCTCAGCCCCCTCAGCCAGTCATCAAGCGGCTACTTCTCCACTAGTGTTTCTACAGTTACCCTGTCTGACGTTCTCCAaccctcctcctcgtcttcctccctCCTGGTTGCTGAGACTACGTTACCCACAACCCCCCCGCAGCAGGGTGCTGACAGGAATGATGTTGTGACCTCTGCTTCTCAGTGTGGTGCCAAGATGGCCGTCGTAGCTCCACCCTCTTCGAACAGCTCAGCCAATCACAACAGCGTCACAGCGGAAAACTCCTTCTCCAAACAAAGGCTGGTAAActccggaggaggaggaggtggtgaagggtTTGAGCGGCTGGAGATCCTGGTGGACGATGAAGAGCGTGGTCATGATGGCATCCTGCCTGATTGGCTGACAGAAGGGGCTCATGTTACAGTAGGAGGCAATAAGGCGGGGACGGTGCGCTACGTGGGAATGACGCAGTTTGCTGAGGGAGTGTGGGTGGGAGTGGAGCTGGACACTCCTGTAG GTAAGAATGATGGTTCAGTCGGAGGGCATCGGTATTTCCACTGTAAACATGGTTACGGGGTGCTGGTTCGCCCAGACCGGCTGTCCTGCCGTGATCGGAGCAGTCGGCGGACCGGAGAGTTTGCCCCTCCTGCCCACGTCCCCGTCCTGCGAGGAGAAGGCATCGTTGCCCGGAAGGGGGAGAACCGCAAATCCTGGAGCAGTTGA
- the kif13ba gene encoding kinesin-like protein KIF13B isoform X2 has protein sequence MGEPNLNDSNVKVAVRVRPMNRREKELNTKCVVEMVKNQTILHPAGANLGKADSRSQSKVFAYDYCFWSMDETDKEKFAGQEVVFQCLGESLLCNAFQGYNACIFAYGQTGSGKSYTMMGSGDQPGLIPRLCSALFERTQKEQREEESFTVEVSYMEIYNEKVRDLLDPKGGRQTLRVREHKVLGPYVDGLSRLAVASYKDIESLMSEGNKSRTVAATNMNEESSRSHAVFNIILTHTLKDLQSGTSGEKVSRLSLVDLAGSERAAKTGAAGERLKEGSNINKSLTTLGLVISALAEQGTAKNKNKFVPYRDSVLTWLLKDCLGGNSRTAMVATVSPAADNYEETLSTLRYADRAKNIVNHAVVNEDPNARIIRELREEVEKLRVQLTQAESLKAPELKERLEESEKLIQEMTITWEEKLRKTEEIAQERQKQLESLGISLQSSGIKVGDDKSFLVNLNADPALNELLVYYLKEHTKVGSADSQDIQLCGMGIQAEHCVIDITADAAVILTPYRNARTCVNGSPVTSALQLHHGDRIFWGNNHFFRINLPKRRSRGAEDEEGEGGVMKNSGSSEQLDADGDTASEVSSEVSFSYEFAQTEVMMKALGNNDPMQAVLQSLERQHEEEKRSALERQRQMYEQELQQLRKKLNPDRLSTGHSGALVPGQQGPGQQSHYRSLERLSMGGMSHSTSAQSRLRQWNEDREVVLVRSLRRLREQIVRANLLVQEACFIAEELERHTEYRVTLQIPSDNLNANRKRDAVLSEPAIQVRRRCRGKQIWSLEKMENRLVDMRELYQEWQDYHLHHHDNPVMRSYFRRADPFFDEQENHSLIGVANVFLSCLFYDVKMQYAVPIINQKGEVAGRLHVEVVRVGGGLEDNMAGGDEPDNNQDAEVQDRKLVCMIKILQATGLPQYLSNFVFCQYSFWDQPEPIIVAPEVDPSSSSPNTKDPHCMVVFDSCKELAVSVTEDFIEYLTEGAVAIEVYGHRQADAGRNPALWDLSIIQAKTRTLRDRWSEVTRRLELWIQILEINENGDFFPVEVVPARDIRTGGIFQLRQGQSRRIQVDVRSVQDSGTMPLIAEIVLAVSVGCVEIRNTTVNEEGDEMDSYQERDLERLRRQWLAALTKRQEYLDQHLQSLVSKAEKTEDDMEREAQLLEWRLTLTEERNAVMVPSAGSGIPGAPAEWVPLAGMETHIPVLFLNLKPDDLSSQDQFEVPEAGGWDATLIGEDEDDFFDLQIVKHYDGEVKAEASWDSTVHECPQLSRGGAWTEQRVYLTVRVVVQLSHPADMQLVLRKRICVNVNPGRQGFAHNFLRRMSTRSTIPGCGVTFEVVSNIPGDAPGSEDREMLARLAASAHNSQSADDEAAIEKYLRSVLSLENILTLDRLRQEVAVKEQLASRGRSNRRSLSSPSVHRLSGSRQDLSTTCLLDDKGRWESQQDIFMPSQFHRTLPRPASSPSTYSTSPSSSPTPFAMSPPQNQEPEQVKALVPQMPKLLKSLFPVRDEKKELRPSPHNQQHVPRIVTSSGGDDSRVKTETTAILQPQTKDRRAEFPEVPPLPVHDPHDTTPLSPLSQSSSGYFSTSVSTVTLSDVLQPSSSSSSLLVAETTLPTTPPQQGADRNDVVTSASQCGAKMAVVAPPSSNSSANHNSVTAENSFSKQRLVNSGGGGGGEGFERLEILVDDEERGHDGILPDWLTEGAHVTVGGNKAGTVRYVGMTQFAEGVWVGVELDTPVGKNDGSVGGHRYFHCKHGYGVLVRPDRLSCRDRSSRRTGEFAPPAHVPVLRGEGIVARKGENRKSWSS, from the exons AAAAGGAATTGAACACTAAATGTGTTGTGGAGATGGTGAAGAACCAGACGATCCTCCATCCTGCGGGAGCTAACCTTGGCAAAGCAGACTcaag GAGTCAATCCAAG GTCTTTGCCTACGATTACTGTTTCTGGTCCATGGACGAAACAGATAAGGAGAAATTCGCAG GTCAGGAAGTGGTGTTCCAGTGCCTTGGGGAAAGTCTTCTCTGCAACGCCTTCCAGGGCTACAATGCCTGTATCTTTGCCTATGGACAAACTG GTTCAGGAAAGTCGTACACAATGATGGGTTCAGGTGACCAGCCAGGTCTGATTCCCCGCCTGTGCAGTGCTTTGTTTGAACGAACCCAGAAGGAACAGCGGGAGGAGGAGAGCTTTACCGTTGAGGTTTCCTACATGGAGATCTACAACGAGAAGGTCCGGGATCTGCTTGATCCCAAAGG GGGTAGACAAACTCTGAGGGTGAGGGAGCATAAAGTGTTGGGCCCCTACGTGGATGGCCTGTCTCGACTAGCTGTGGCCAGCTACAag GACATTGAGTCTCTAATGTCAGAGGGGAATAAGTCTCGGACCGTTGCTGCTACCAACATGAATGAGGAGAGCAGTCGATCCCATGCTGTTTTCAACatcatcctcacacacacactcaaggaCTTGCAGTCTGGG ACGAGTGGGGAAAAGGTCAGTCGGTTGAGTCTGGTAGACTTGGCTGGAAGTGAGCGAGCAGCAAAAACTGGAGCAGCAGGAGAACGACTGAAAGAGGGAAGCAACATCAACAA gtcTCTGACTACGTTGGGTCTGGTGATCTCAGCACTGGCTGAACAGGGAACTgccaagaacaagaacaagttTGTCCCTTACAGAGACTCTGTTCTGACATGGCTGCTGAAG GACTGTCTGGGGGGCAACAGTCGCACAGCGATGGTTGCAACTGTGAGTCCAGCAGCAGACAACTATGAGGAGACGCTGTCAACGCTGCGTTATGCCGACCGAGCGAAAAACATAGTCAACCATGCTGTTGTTAATGAAGACCCCAACGCTCGCATCATCAGGGAGCTCAGAGAGGAAGTAGAGAAACTACGAGTACAGCTGACCCAGGCAGAG tcttTGAAGGCTCCAGAGCTGAAGGAACGCCTGGAAGAGTCTGAGAAGTTGATTCAAGAGATGACCATCACCTGGGAGGAGAAGCTTCGCAAAACTGAGGAGATTGCACAG gagCGCCAGAAGCAGTTAGAGAGTCTGGGTATTTCTCTCCAGTCTTCAGGGATTAAGGTTGGAGATGACAAGAGCTTTCTTGTCAACCTTAATGCTGATCCTGCACTCAATGAACTACTGGTGTACTACCTGAag GAACACACAAAGGTGGGCTCAGCAGACTCTCAGGACATTCAGCTGTGCGGGATGGGTATCCAGGCAGAACACTGTGTCATTGACATTACAGCAGACGCTGCCGTTATCCTCACCCCATACCGCAACGCTCG GACATGTGTTAATGGTTCTCCAGTAACCAGCGCACTGCAGCTTCACCATGGCGATCGAATCTTCTGGGGAAACAACCACTTCTTTAG GATCAACCTGCCTAAGCGGCGTTCACGGGGggcagaggatgaggagggtgAGGGTGGTGTAATGAAGAACAGTGGCAGCAGTGAGCAGCTGGATGCAGATGGTGATACAGCTAGCGAAGTGTCCAGTGAAGTCAGCTTCTCCTACGAGTTCGCCCAGACAGAGGTCATGATGAAAGCCCTTGGAAATAATG ACCCCATGCAGGCAGTCCTCCAGTCTCTGGAGAGGCAGCATGAAGAGGAGAAACGCTCTGCTCTCGAGCGTCAGAGGCAGATGTATGAGCAGGAACTGCAGCAGCTCCGCAAGAAGCTGAACCCGGACCGTCTGTCCACAGGCCACTCTGGAGCACTGGTGCCTGGGCAGCAAGGTCCAGGACAACAGTCTCACTACCGCAGCCTGGAGAGACTCAGTATGGGAGGGATGAGCCATTCAACCAGCGCTCAGAGCAGACTGAGGCAGTGGAATGAGGACAG GGAGGTGGTGTTGGTGAGGAGTCTGAGAAGGTTAAGGGAGCAGATAGTGAGGGCCAACCTCCTGGTGCAAGAAGCCTGTTTCATCGCTGAAGAGCTGGAGCGACACACTGAGTACAGAGTCACTCTGCAAATCCCATCAGACAACCTCAACGCAAACCGCAAG agggaTGCTGTGCTCAGTGAACCAGCAATTCAGGTTCGACGTCGATGTCGAGGGAAACAGATCTGGAGCTTGGAGAAGATGGAGAACCGTCTGGTGGACATGAGAGAGCTGTACCAGGAGTGGCAGGACTATCACCtccatcaccatgacaaccca GTGATGCGCTCATATTTCCGTCGAGCTGATCCGTTCTTTGACGAGCAGGAAAACCACAGTCTGATCGGAGTTGCCAATGTCTTCCTTTCCTGTCTCTTCTATGACGTCAAGATGCAGTATGCTGTTCCCATTATCAACCAAAAGGGAGAG GTGGCAGGGCGTCTCCATGTGGAGGTGGTGAGGGTTGGAGGAGGCTTAGAGGACAACATGGCTGGAGGAGATGAACCAGACAACAACCAAGACGCTGAAGTCCAGGATCGCAAACTCGTATGCATG ATTAAGATCCTGCAGGCCACTGGTCTTCCCCAGTACCTGTCCAACTTCGTCTTCTGTCAGTACTCATTCTGGGACCAGCCTGAGCCCATCATCGTGGCTCCTGAAGTCGACCCATCATCCTCCTCACCCAACACCAAAGACCCACACTGCATGGTGGTGTTTGACAGCTGCAAG GAATTGGCAGTGTCAGTGACCGAGGATTTCATCGAGTACCTTACAGAAGGGGCAGTCGCCATTGAGGTTTATGgacacaggcaggcagatgcaggcaggaaccCTGCCCTGTGGGACCTCAGCATCATTCAGGCCAAGACACGCACACTACGAGACAG atggAGTGAGGTAACGCGTCGTCTTGAGCTGTGGATTCAAATCCTGGAGATAAACGAGAACGGAGACTTTTTCCCGGTGGAAGTGGTTCCCGCTAGAGATATACGGACGGGAGGAATCTTCCAGCTTCGGCAG GGTCAGTCAAGGCGAATCCAGGTGGACGTGCGTTCAGTTCAGGACTCGGGCACCATGCCTCTGATAGCAGAGATAGTGCTTGCGGTGTCAGTGGGCTGTGTGGAGATCAGAAACACCACAGTAAATGAGGAGGGAGATGAGATGGACAGTTATCAG GAAAGAGATCTGGAACGTTTGCGGCGTCAGTGGCTAGCTGCTCTCACCAAGAGACAGGAATACCTCGACCAACACCTGCAGAGCCTGGTCAGCAAAGCAG aaaagacagaggacgACATGGAGAGGGAGGCTCAGCTCCTGGAGTGGCGCTTGActctgacagaggagagaaacgCAGTCATGGTGCCCTCTGCTGGCAGCGGCATTCCTGGAGCACCTGCTGAATG GGTTCCTCTGGCAGGCATGGAGACTCATATTCCTGTCCTATTCCTGAACCTCAAAC CCGATGACCTCAGCTCTCAAGACCAGTTTGAAGTTCCTGAGGCTGGAGGTTGGGATGCCACCCTGATtggagaagatgaggatgaCTTCTTTGACCTGCAAATAGTCAAACACTACGATGGAGAG GTGAAAGCAGAGGCATCATGGGACTCCACCGTCCATGAATGTCCCCAGCTCAGTCGTGGGGGAGCGTGGACCGAGCAGCGGGTATACCTGACAGTTAGAGTGGTGGTTCAGCTCAGCCATCCTGCTGACATGCAGCTGGTCTTGAGGAAGAGAATCTGCGTCAATGTTAACCCTGGCCGCCAGGGGTTTGCCCACAACTTTCTCAGAAGGATGTCCACCCGCAGCACCATACCAGGCTGTGGGGTCACATTCGAGGTGGTCTCCAACATCCCCGGG GACGCCCCTGGATCAGAGGACAGGGAGATGCTGGCCCGGCTCGCCGCCAGCGCACAcaacagtcagtcagctgaTGATGAGGCTGCTATTGAGAAATACCTCAGAAGTGTCCTGAGTCTGGAGAACATCCTGACTCTGGACAGACTCAGACAG gaGGTGGCAGTGAAGGAGCAGCTGGCTAGCAGAGGGAGGAGCAACAGACGGAGCCTAAGTTCTCCTTCTGTCCACAGg CTGTCTGGAAGTAGACAAGACTTGTCCACAACCTGCCTGCTGGATGATAAG GGTCGATGGGAGAGTCAGCAGGATATCTTCATGCCTTCTCAGTTTCACCGCACCCTCCCTCGCCCAGCCTCCTCTCCTTCGACCTACTCCACCTCCCCTTCTTCATCCCCTACTCCCTTCGCGATGAGCCCCCCACAGAACCAGGAACCAGAGCAAG TTAAGGCGCTGGTTCCTCAGATGCCCAAACTGCTCAAGTCTCTGTTTCCAGTgcgagatgaaaagaaagagctGAGGCCATCGCCGCACAACCAGCAG CACGTGCCTCGCATCGTGACATCATCAGGAGGGGACGACAGCCGAGTCAAGACTGAGACG ACTGCTATTCTGCAGCCCCAAACCAAAGACAGGCGGGCAGAGTTCCCAGAGGTCCCTCCGCTTCCTGTGCATGATCCGCATGACACCACCCCCCTCAGCCCCCTCAGCCAGTCATCAAGCGGCTACTTCTCCACTAGTGTTTCTACAGTTACCCTGTCTGACGTTCTCCAaccctcctcctcgtcttcctccctCCTGGTTGCTGAGACTACGTTACCCACAACCCCCCCGCAGCAGGGTGCTGACAGGAATGATGTTGTGACCTCTGCTTCTCAGTGTGGTGCCAAGATGGCCGTCGTAGCTCCACCCTCTTCGAACAGCTCAGCCAATCACAACAGCGTCACAGCGGAAAACTCCTTCTCCAAACAAAGGCTGGTAAActccggaggaggaggaggtggtgaagggtTTGAGCGGCTGGAGATCCTGGTGGACGATGAAGAGCGTGGTCATGATGGCATCCTGCCTGATTGGCTGACAGAAGGGGCTCATGTTACAGTAGGAGGCAATAAGGCGGGGACGGTGCGCTACGTGGGAATGACGCAGTTTGCTGAGGGAGTGTGGGTGGGAGTGGAGCTGGACACTCCTGTAG GTAAGAATGATGGTTCAGTCGGAGGGCATCGGTATTTCCACTGTAAACATGGTTACGGGGTGCTGGTTCGCCCAGACCGGCTGTCCTGCCGTGATCGGAGCAGTCGGCGGACCGGAGAGTTTGCCCCTCCTGCCCACGTCCCCGTCCTGCGAGGAGAAGGCATCGTTGCCCGGAAGGGGGAGAACCGCAAATCCTGGAGCAGTTGA